The Streptomyces durmitorensis genome contains the following window.
CAGGACTCCGGCGACTCGTTCAGCTGGTGCAGCAGGCGGGCCAGTTCCGCCACTTCCGCCCGGTCCCACCCGGACAGCTTTCGTACGTACTGCTCCCTGCGCCCCGTACGAACCTCGCGGAAGCGCCGGCCGCCCTCCTCCGTGAGATGGACCAGCCAGGCACGTCCGTCGACGGGGTCGGGCTCGCGGCCGACGAGCCCGAGCTCCTCCAGGGCGCGCAGCTGACGGCTCATCGTCGCCTTGCCGACGCCGATGTACGCGGCGAGATCCGTGGCCCGCTGCGGGCCCGAGTCGTCGAGGCAGGCCAGGAGTCCGTACGCGGCGGGCTCCAGATCAGGGTGTACCTGGCGCGCCATCTCCCCGGACGAGGCACGCGCCCGGCGCAGGAGCAGGCTCAACTCCCGCTCCAGGGAGAGGAACTCGCGGTCGACACCCCTGCTCACGTCGACCCCCCTGTTCACGTCGACCCCCCTGTTCACATCGACGCCGCCGTTGTTCTCACCCTCGTGCACTTCAGCACCCATGGCACGCTTTCTTTCCGGATCGGATCAGTTTTCCGCCCCGCACGGCGGCAGACATCCGCGTCGGCCCATCGCCGCAGCTGGACCAGTATTTCGTAACGTCACGCGAGGCCACGCCGTGGACACCGCCGCTGGAGTAGACCAACGGCAGACACCGGACCCCCTTCCCAGTCACGGGTCTACGTGCGTAGCGTCGTGAGTGACATGTTCACACCACGACCATGTCGACAGGTCCCCCCACGAGCTCCATCGAGCTCATTCGAGGCCTTCGGAGGCACGCACATGCCCGTGCACAGACCCGGAACGCCCCGCCGCTCTCGCTGGTCAGCGGCCGGAATCCTGCTCTCAGTCCTCTCCGCCCTCTCCCTCCTCCTCACCCTGCCGGGCGCCGCACAGGCCGCCGGCGGCGACGACACCCCGGCCCGCGGTTCGGCCCGCATGGGCCAGGGCGTCGTCGAGCACGACGGGCAGGGCAGTCTGCCGCCCTCCGGCGACGCCGTACAGACCGAAGGCGTCGACGTCAGCAGTCACCAGGGCAACGTCGCCTGGGCCACGCTCTGGAACAGCGGCGTGAAGTGGT
Protein-coding sequences here:
- a CDS encoding MarR family winged helix-turn-helix transcriptional regulator, whose protein sequence is MGAEVHEGENNGGVDVNRGVDVNRGVDVSRGVDREFLSLERELSLLLRRARASSGEMARQVHPDLEPAAYGLLACLDDSGPQRATDLAAYIGVGKATMSRQLRALEELGLVGREPDPVDGRAWLVHLTEEGGRRFREVRTGRREQYVRKLSGWDRAEVAELARLLHQLNESPES